One genomic region from Bos indicus isolate NIAB-ARS_2022 breed Sahiwal x Tharparkar chromosome 17, NIAB-ARS_B.indTharparkar_mat_pri_1.0, whole genome shotgun sequence encodes:
- the SLC2A11 gene encoding solute carrier family 2, facilitated glucose transporter member 11 isoform X1: protein MLGLQPETRSPIRVPTPRLCGRRTDESAPETGGSAFHPSESCPSSGRRAETPGLEERGDVRAESRARPQSARGRGPPGDRGLPEPDRGRGRQMEAQGRVLLLTICAAGIGGTFQFGYNLSIINAPTLYVQEFTNETWRTRTGQPLPDHLVLLVWSLIVSLYPLGGLLGALLAGPLAVTLGRKKSLLVNNIFVLAAAALFGFSRRAGSFEMIMLGRLLVGISAGVGMNIQPMYLGESAPKELRGAVAMTSAIFTALGLVMGQVVGLRELLGGPQAWPLLLASCLVPGVLQLASLPLLPESPRYLLIDCGDPAACRAALQRLRGPADLAGELAELEQERAVCRGGRARRPWELFRERALRRQVASLVVLGGAMELCGNDAIYAYASAVFSQAGIPQDKIQYAAIGTGGCELLATLLSCLVIERAGRRVLLTGGYGLMSCWGSVFTVALCLQGSFSWMAYLAMACIFAFILSFGIGPAGVTGILATELFDQMARPAAYMVCGALMWTMLFLVGLVFPFIMVGLPAPAPPGAGGGLPLFRPCQCENPPPRGGSIHPGSVTLNGDGAHLSQEGGGPHGACAGASGAAGAPWATAGLGSLATPRRACRTSSTCRSSVSASARLCTRASSSPRPEARASWRYRRSCTDSTSPGGAEARRGLAPRSSGPRSCSSASTAGRPRALPLLWSSRCAGQVLSLKETVSGASRRPVSGGCRQETSNDKLRETQAKKIQLVKPLRGAWPRKDFLRS from the exons ATGCTTGGGCTGCAACCCGAGACCCGCTCTCCCATCCGGGTTCCTACTCCGCGGCTCTGCGGGAGACGGACAGATGAGAGCGCTCCGGAGACTGGTGGGTCGGCCTTTCATCCCTCCGAATCCTGCCCCTCCTCCGGGAGAAGGGCGGAGACACCTGGGCTGGAGGAGCGTGGGGATGTCCGCGCAGAATCAAGGGCTCGGCCTCAGAGTGCCCGGGGACGGGGCCCTCCCGGGGACAGGGGTCTCCCGGAACCTGACAGAGGGCGGGGGCGCCAGATGGAG GCTCAGGGCAGGGTCCTGCTCCTGACCATCTGTGCGGCTGGTATTGGTGGAACTTTCCAGTTCGGCTACAACCTCTCCATTATCAATGCCCCGACCTTG TACGTTCAGGAATTCACCAATGAGACGTGGCGGACGCGAACCGGCCAGCCGCTGCCTGACCACCTGGTCCTGCTTGTGTGGTCCCTCATCGTGTCCCTGTATCCCCTCGGGGGCCTCCTGGGAGCGCTGCTCGCCGGGCCCCTGGCCGTCACGCTGGGAAG GAAGAAGTCCCTGCTGGTGAACAACATCTTCGTGCTGGCCGCCGCAGCACTGTTTGGCTTCAGCCGCAGAGCAGGCTCCTTCGAGATGATCATGCTGGGAAGACTGCTCGTGGGCATCAGTGCAG GTGTAGGCATGAACATCCAGCCCATGTACCTGGGGGAGAGCGCCCCCAAGGAGCTCCGAGGGGCCGTGGCCATGACCTCTGCCATCTTCACCGCCCTGGGGCTCGTGATGGGTCAGGTGGTCGGACTCAG GGAGCTCCTGGGTGGCCCGCAGGCCTGGCCCCTGCTGCTGGCCAGCTGCCTGGTGCCCGGGGTGCTCCagctggcctccctgcccctgctccccGAAAGCCCGCGCTACCTGCTCATTGACTGTGGAGACCCTGCAGCCTGTCGGGCAG cgcTGCAGCGGCTGCGGGGCCCCGCGGACCTGGCCGGGGAGCTGGCCGAGCTGGAGCAGGAGCGTGCCGTCTGCCGGGGCGGGCGCGCGCGGCGCCCGTGGGAGCTGTTCCGGGAGCGCGCGCTGCGGCGGCAGGTGGCCAGCCTGGTGGTGCTGGGCGGAGCCATGGAGCTGTGCGGGAACGACGCG ATTTACGCCTACGCGTCGGCCGTGTTCAGCCAGGCAGGGATCCCGCAGGACAAGATCCAGTACGCGGCCATCGGGACCGGGGGCTGCGAGCTGCTGGCGACGCTGCTCAGC TGCCTGGTGATTGAGAGGGCGGGCCGGCGGGTGCTGCTGACGGGGGGCTACGGCCTGATGAGCTGCTGGGGGAGCGTCTTCACGGTGGCCCTTTGCCTCCAG GGCTCCTTCTCCTGGATGGCCTACCTGGCCATGGCCTGCATCTTCGCCTTCATCCTCAGCTTTGGCATCGGCCCTG CCGGAGTGACGGGGATCCTGGCCACGGAGCTGTTTGACCAGATGGCCCGGCCTGCTGCCTACATGGTCTGTGGGGCGCTCATGTGGACCATGCTCTTCCTGGTGGGGCTGGTGTTCCCCTTCATCATGGTAGgcctgcctgcccctgcccccccgGGAGCGGGGGGCGGCCTGCCTTTGTTTCGTCCCTGTCAGTGTGAGAACCCCCCGCCCCGGGGAGGCTCCATCCATCCAGGGAGTGTGACCCTGAATGGGGATGGGGCTCACCTGAGCCAAGAGGGCGGAGGCCCTCACGGGGCCTGTGCTGGGGCCTCCGGTGCGGCGGGGGCTCCGTGGGCCACAGCAGGCCTCGGGTCTCTTGCAACCCCCAGGAGGGCTTGTCGCACTTCATCTACGTGCCGTTCCTCTGTGTCTGCGTCTGCGCGGCTGTGTACTCGGGCATCTTCCTCCCCGAGACCAGAGGCAAGAGCTTCATGGAGATATCGGAGGAGCTGCACAGACTCAACTTCCCCGGGAGGAGCCGAGGCCCGGCGTGGGCTGGCCCCGAGGTCGTCCGGTCCACGGAGCTGTAGCTCGGCCAGCACGGCGGGCCGGCCCCGGGCCCTCCCCCTCCTGTGGAGCTCTCGGTGTGCAGGCCAGGTGCTCAGCCTCAAAGAGACGGTTTCGGGGGCCTCTCGGCGCCCCGTGTCTGGAGGCTGTCGGCAGGAAACCAGCAATGACAAACTCAGAGAAACGCAGGCGAAGAAAATACAGCTTGTGAAGCCTTTGAGAGGGGCGTGGCCACGAAAGGATTTTCTGaggagttga
- the SLC2A11 gene encoding solute carrier family 2, facilitated glucose transporter member 11 isoform X2: MLGLQPETRSPIRVPTPRLCGRRTDESAPETGGSAFHPSESCPSSGRRAETPGLEERGDVRAESRARPQSARGRGPPGDRGLPEPDRGRGRQMEYVQEFTNETWRTRTGQPLPDHLVLLVWSLIVSLYPLGGLLGALLAGPLAVTLGRKKSLLVNNIFVLAAAALFGFSRRAGSFEMIMLGRLLVGISAGVGMNIQPMYLGESAPKELRGAVAMTSAIFTALGLVMGQVVGLRELLGGPQAWPLLLASCLVPGVLQLASLPLLPESPRYLLIDCGDPAACRAALQRLRGPADLAGELAELEQERAVCRGGRARRPWELFRERALRRQVASLVVLGGAMELCGNDAIYAYASAVFSQAGIPQDKIQYAAIGTGGCELLATLLSCLVIERAGRRVLLTGGYGLMSCWGSVFTVALCLQGSFSWMAYLAMACIFAFILSFGIGPAGVTGILATELFDQMARPAAYMVCGALMWTMLFLVGLVFPFIMVGLPAPAPPGAGGGLPLFRPCQCENPPPRGGSIHPGSVTLNGDGAHLSQEGGGPHGACAGASGAAGAPWATAGLGSLATPRRACRTSSTCRSSVSASARLCTRASSSPRPEARASWRYRRSCTDSTSPGGAEARRGLAPRSSGPRSCSSASTAGRPRALPLLWSSRCAGQVLSLKETVSGASRRPVSGGCRQETSNDKLRETQAKKIQLVKPLRGAWPRKDFLRS; this comes from the exons ATGCTTGGGCTGCAACCCGAGACCCGCTCTCCCATCCGGGTTCCTACTCCGCGGCTCTGCGGGAGACGGACAGATGAGAGCGCTCCGGAGACTGGTGGGTCGGCCTTTCATCCCTCCGAATCCTGCCCCTCCTCCGGGAGAAGGGCGGAGACACCTGGGCTGGAGGAGCGTGGGGATGTCCGCGCAGAATCAAGGGCTCGGCCTCAGAGTGCCCGGGGACGGGGCCCTCCCGGGGACAGGGGTCTCCCGGAACCTGACAGAGGGCGGGGGCGCCAGATGGAG TACGTTCAGGAATTCACCAATGAGACGTGGCGGACGCGAACCGGCCAGCCGCTGCCTGACCACCTGGTCCTGCTTGTGTGGTCCCTCATCGTGTCCCTGTATCCCCTCGGGGGCCTCCTGGGAGCGCTGCTCGCCGGGCCCCTGGCCGTCACGCTGGGAAG GAAGAAGTCCCTGCTGGTGAACAACATCTTCGTGCTGGCCGCCGCAGCACTGTTTGGCTTCAGCCGCAGAGCAGGCTCCTTCGAGATGATCATGCTGGGAAGACTGCTCGTGGGCATCAGTGCAG GTGTAGGCATGAACATCCAGCCCATGTACCTGGGGGAGAGCGCCCCCAAGGAGCTCCGAGGGGCCGTGGCCATGACCTCTGCCATCTTCACCGCCCTGGGGCTCGTGATGGGTCAGGTGGTCGGACTCAG GGAGCTCCTGGGTGGCCCGCAGGCCTGGCCCCTGCTGCTGGCCAGCTGCCTGGTGCCCGGGGTGCTCCagctggcctccctgcccctgctccccGAAAGCCCGCGCTACCTGCTCATTGACTGTGGAGACCCTGCAGCCTGTCGGGCAG cgcTGCAGCGGCTGCGGGGCCCCGCGGACCTGGCCGGGGAGCTGGCCGAGCTGGAGCAGGAGCGTGCCGTCTGCCGGGGCGGGCGCGCGCGGCGCCCGTGGGAGCTGTTCCGGGAGCGCGCGCTGCGGCGGCAGGTGGCCAGCCTGGTGGTGCTGGGCGGAGCCATGGAGCTGTGCGGGAACGACGCG ATTTACGCCTACGCGTCGGCCGTGTTCAGCCAGGCAGGGATCCCGCAGGACAAGATCCAGTACGCGGCCATCGGGACCGGGGGCTGCGAGCTGCTGGCGACGCTGCTCAGC TGCCTGGTGATTGAGAGGGCGGGCCGGCGGGTGCTGCTGACGGGGGGCTACGGCCTGATGAGCTGCTGGGGGAGCGTCTTCACGGTGGCCCTTTGCCTCCAG GGCTCCTTCTCCTGGATGGCCTACCTGGCCATGGCCTGCATCTTCGCCTTCATCCTCAGCTTTGGCATCGGCCCTG CCGGAGTGACGGGGATCCTGGCCACGGAGCTGTTTGACCAGATGGCCCGGCCTGCTGCCTACATGGTCTGTGGGGCGCTCATGTGGACCATGCTCTTCCTGGTGGGGCTGGTGTTCCCCTTCATCATGGTAGgcctgcctgcccctgcccccccgGGAGCGGGGGGCGGCCTGCCTTTGTTTCGTCCCTGTCAGTGTGAGAACCCCCCGCCCCGGGGAGGCTCCATCCATCCAGGGAGTGTGACCCTGAATGGGGATGGGGCTCACCTGAGCCAAGAGGGCGGAGGCCCTCACGGGGCCTGTGCTGGGGCCTCCGGTGCGGCGGGGGCTCCGTGGGCCACAGCAGGCCTCGGGTCTCTTGCAACCCCCAGGAGGGCTTGTCGCACTTCATCTACGTGCCGTTCCTCTGTGTCTGCGTCTGCGCGGCTGTGTACTCGGGCATCTTCCTCCCCGAGACCAGAGGCAAGAGCTTCATGGAGATATCGGAGGAGCTGCACAGACTCAACTTCCCCGGGAGGAGCCGAGGCCCGGCGTGGGCTGGCCCCGAGGTCGTCCGGTCCACGGAGCTGTAGCTCGGCCAGCACGGCGGGCCGGCCCCGGGCCCTCCCCCTCCTGTGGAGCTCTCGGTGTGCAGGCCAGGTGCTCAGCCTCAAAGAGACGGTTTCGGGGGCCTCTCGGCGCCCCGTGTCTGGAGGCTGTCGGCAGGAAACCAGCAATGACAAACTCAGAGAAACGCAGGCGAAGAAAATACAGCTTGTGAAGCCTTTGAGAGGGGCGTGGCCACGAAAGGATTTTCTGaggagttga
- the SLC2A11 gene encoding solute carrier family 2, facilitated glucose transporter member 11 isoform X4: protein MLGLQPETRSPIRVPTPRLCGRRTDESAPETGGSAFHPSESCPSSGRRAETPGLEERGDVRAESRARPQSARGRGPPGDRGLPEPDRGRGRQMEAQGRVLLLTICAAGIGGTFQFGYNLSIINAPTLYVQEFTNETWRTRTGQPLPDHLVLLVWSLIVSLYPLGGLLGALLAGPLAVTLGRKKSLLVNNIFVLAAAALFGFSRRAGSFEMIMLGRLLVGISAGVGMNIQPMYLGESAPKELRGAVAMTSAIFTALGLVMGQVVGLRELLGGPQAWPLLLASCLVPGVLQLASLPLLPESPRYLLIDCGDPAACRAALQRLRGPADLAGELAELEQERAVCRGGRARRPWELFRERALRRQVASLVVLGGAMELCGNDAIYAYASAVFSQAGIPQDKIQYAAIGTGGCELLATLLSCLVIERAGRRVLLTGGYGLMSCWGSVFTVALCLQGSFSWMAYLAMACIFAFILSFGIGPAGVTGILATELFDQMARPAAYMVCGALMWTMLFLVGLVFPFIMEGLSHFIYVPFLCVCVCAAVYSGIFLPETRGKSFMEISEELHRLNFPGRSRGPAWAGPEVVRSTEL from the exons ATGCTTGGGCTGCAACCCGAGACCCGCTCTCCCATCCGGGTTCCTACTCCGCGGCTCTGCGGGAGACGGACAGATGAGAGCGCTCCGGAGACTGGTGGGTCGGCCTTTCATCCCTCCGAATCCTGCCCCTCCTCCGGGAGAAGGGCGGAGACACCTGGGCTGGAGGAGCGTGGGGATGTCCGCGCAGAATCAAGGGCTCGGCCTCAGAGTGCCCGGGGACGGGGCCCTCCCGGGGACAGGGGTCTCCCGGAACCTGACAGAGGGCGGGGGCGCCAGATGGAG GCTCAGGGCAGGGTCCTGCTCCTGACCATCTGTGCGGCTGGTATTGGTGGAACTTTCCAGTTCGGCTACAACCTCTCCATTATCAATGCCCCGACCTTG TACGTTCAGGAATTCACCAATGAGACGTGGCGGACGCGAACCGGCCAGCCGCTGCCTGACCACCTGGTCCTGCTTGTGTGGTCCCTCATCGTGTCCCTGTATCCCCTCGGGGGCCTCCTGGGAGCGCTGCTCGCCGGGCCCCTGGCCGTCACGCTGGGAAG GAAGAAGTCCCTGCTGGTGAACAACATCTTCGTGCTGGCCGCCGCAGCACTGTTTGGCTTCAGCCGCAGAGCAGGCTCCTTCGAGATGATCATGCTGGGAAGACTGCTCGTGGGCATCAGTGCAG GTGTAGGCATGAACATCCAGCCCATGTACCTGGGGGAGAGCGCCCCCAAGGAGCTCCGAGGGGCCGTGGCCATGACCTCTGCCATCTTCACCGCCCTGGGGCTCGTGATGGGTCAGGTGGTCGGACTCAG GGAGCTCCTGGGTGGCCCGCAGGCCTGGCCCCTGCTGCTGGCCAGCTGCCTGGTGCCCGGGGTGCTCCagctggcctccctgcccctgctccccGAAAGCCCGCGCTACCTGCTCATTGACTGTGGAGACCCTGCAGCCTGTCGGGCAG cgcTGCAGCGGCTGCGGGGCCCCGCGGACCTGGCCGGGGAGCTGGCCGAGCTGGAGCAGGAGCGTGCCGTCTGCCGGGGCGGGCGCGCGCGGCGCCCGTGGGAGCTGTTCCGGGAGCGCGCGCTGCGGCGGCAGGTGGCCAGCCTGGTGGTGCTGGGCGGAGCCATGGAGCTGTGCGGGAACGACGCG ATTTACGCCTACGCGTCGGCCGTGTTCAGCCAGGCAGGGATCCCGCAGGACAAGATCCAGTACGCGGCCATCGGGACCGGGGGCTGCGAGCTGCTGGCGACGCTGCTCAGC TGCCTGGTGATTGAGAGGGCGGGCCGGCGGGTGCTGCTGACGGGGGGCTACGGCCTGATGAGCTGCTGGGGGAGCGTCTTCACGGTGGCCCTTTGCCTCCAG GGCTCCTTCTCCTGGATGGCCTACCTGGCCATGGCCTGCATCTTCGCCTTCATCCTCAGCTTTGGCATCGGCCCTG CCGGAGTGACGGGGATCCTGGCCACGGAGCTGTTTGACCAGATGGCCCGGCCTGCTGCCTACATGGTCTGTGGGGCGCTCATGTGGACCATGCTCTTCCTGGTGGGGCTGGTGTTCCCCTTCATCATG GAGGGCTTGTCGCACTTCATCTACGTGCCGTTCCTCTGTGTCTGCGTCTGCGCGGCTGTGTACTCGGGCATCTTCCTCCCCGAGACCAGAGGCAAGAGCTTCATGGAGATATCGGAGGAGCTGCACAGACTCAACTTCCCCGGGAGGAGCCGAGGCCCGGCGTGGGCTGGCCCCGAGGTCGTCCGGTCCACGGAGCTGTAG
- the SLC2A11 gene encoding solute carrier family 2, facilitated glucose transporter member 11 isoform X3 — protein MRALRRLAQGRVLLLTICAAGIGGTFQFGYNLSIINAPTLYVQEFTNETWRTRTGQPLPDHLVLLVWSLIVSLYPLGGLLGALLAGPLAVTLGRKKSLLVNNIFVLAAAALFGFSRRAGSFEMIMLGRLLVGISAGVGMNIQPMYLGESAPKELRGAVAMTSAIFTALGLVMGQVVGLRELLGGPQAWPLLLASCLVPGVLQLASLPLLPESPRYLLIDCGDPAACRAALQRLRGPADLAGELAELEQERAVCRGGRARRPWELFRERALRRQVASLVVLGGAMELCGNDAIYAYASAVFSQAGIPQDKIQYAAIGTGGCELLATLLSCLVIERAGRRVLLTGGYGLMSCWGSVFTVALCLQGSFSWMAYLAMACIFAFILSFGIGPAGVTGILATELFDQMARPAAYMVCGALMWTMLFLVGLVFPFIMVGLPAPAPPGAGGGLPLFRPCQCENPPPRGGSIHPGSVTLNGDGAHLSQEGGGPHGACAGASGAAGAPWATAGLGSLATPRRACRTSSTCRSSVSASARLCTRASSSPRPEARASWRYRRSCTDSTSPGGAEARRGLAPRSSGPRSCSSASTAGRPRALPLLWSSRCAGQVLSLKETVSGASRRPVSGGCRQETSNDKLRETQAKKIQLVKPLRGAWPRKDFLRS, from the exons ATGAGAGCGCTCCGGAGACTG GCTCAGGGCAGGGTCCTGCTCCTGACCATCTGTGCGGCTGGTATTGGTGGAACTTTCCAGTTCGGCTACAACCTCTCCATTATCAATGCCCCGACCTTG TACGTTCAGGAATTCACCAATGAGACGTGGCGGACGCGAACCGGCCAGCCGCTGCCTGACCACCTGGTCCTGCTTGTGTGGTCCCTCATCGTGTCCCTGTATCCCCTCGGGGGCCTCCTGGGAGCGCTGCTCGCCGGGCCCCTGGCCGTCACGCTGGGAAG GAAGAAGTCCCTGCTGGTGAACAACATCTTCGTGCTGGCCGCCGCAGCACTGTTTGGCTTCAGCCGCAGAGCAGGCTCCTTCGAGATGATCATGCTGGGAAGACTGCTCGTGGGCATCAGTGCAG GTGTAGGCATGAACATCCAGCCCATGTACCTGGGGGAGAGCGCCCCCAAGGAGCTCCGAGGGGCCGTGGCCATGACCTCTGCCATCTTCACCGCCCTGGGGCTCGTGATGGGTCAGGTGGTCGGACTCAG GGAGCTCCTGGGTGGCCCGCAGGCCTGGCCCCTGCTGCTGGCCAGCTGCCTGGTGCCCGGGGTGCTCCagctggcctccctgcccctgctccccGAAAGCCCGCGCTACCTGCTCATTGACTGTGGAGACCCTGCAGCCTGTCGGGCAG cgcTGCAGCGGCTGCGGGGCCCCGCGGACCTGGCCGGGGAGCTGGCCGAGCTGGAGCAGGAGCGTGCCGTCTGCCGGGGCGGGCGCGCGCGGCGCCCGTGGGAGCTGTTCCGGGAGCGCGCGCTGCGGCGGCAGGTGGCCAGCCTGGTGGTGCTGGGCGGAGCCATGGAGCTGTGCGGGAACGACGCG ATTTACGCCTACGCGTCGGCCGTGTTCAGCCAGGCAGGGATCCCGCAGGACAAGATCCAGTACGCGGCCATCGGGACCGGGGGCTGCGAGCTGCTGGCGACGCTGCTCAGC TGCCTGGTGATTGAGAGGGCGGGCCGGCGGGTGCTGCTGACGGGGGGCTACGGCCTGATGAGCTGCTGGGGGAGCGTCTTCACGGTGGCCCTTTGCCTCCAG GGCTCCTTCTCCTGGATGGCCTACCTGGCCATGGCCTGCATCTTCGCCTTCATCCTCAGCTTTGGCATCGGCCCTG CCGGAGTGACGGGGATCCTGGCCACGGAGCTGTTTGACCAGATGGCCCGGCCTGCTGCCTACATGGTCTGTGGGGCGCTCATGTGGACCATGCTCTTCCTGGTGGGGCTGGTGTTCCCCTTCATCATGGTAGgcctgcctgcccctgcccccccgGGAGCGGGGGGCGGCCTGCCTTTGTTTCGTCCCTGTCAGTGTGAGAACCCCCCGCCCCGGGGAGGCTCCATCCATCCAGGGAGTGTGACCCTGAATGGGGATGGGGCTCACCTGAGCCAAGAGGGCGGAGGCCCTCACGGGGCCTGTGCTGGGGCCTCCGGTGCGGCGGGGGCTCCGTGGGCCACAGCAGGCCTCGGGTCTCTTGCAACCCCCAGGAGGGCTTGTCGCACTTCATCTACGTGCCGTTCCTCTGTGTCTGCGTCTGCGCGGCTGTGTACTCGGGCATCTTCCTCCCCGAGACCAGAGGCAAGAGCTTCATGGAGATATCGGAGGAGCTGCACAGACTCAACTTCCCCGGGAGGAGCCGAGGCCCGGCGTGGGCTGGCCCCGAGGTCGTCCGGTCCACGGAGCTGTAGCTCGGCCAGCACGGCGGGCCGGCCCCGGGCCCTCCCCCTCCTGTGGAGCTCTCGGTGTGCAGGCCAGGTGCTCAGCCTCAAAGAGACGGTTTCGGGGGCCTCTCGGCGCCCCGTGTCTGGAGGCTGTCGGCAGGAAACCAGCAATGACAAACTCAGAGAAACGCAGGCGAAGAAAATACAGCTTGTGAAGCCTTTGAGAGGGGCGTGGCCACGAAAGGATTTTCTGaggagttga
- the SLC2A11 gene encoding solute carrier family 2, facilitated glucose transporter member 11 isoform X7 — MRALRRLAQGRVLLLTICAAGIGGTFQFGYNLSIINAPTLYVQEFTNETWRTRTGQPLPDHLVLLVWSLIVSLYPLGGLLGALLAGPLAVTLGRKKSLLVNNIFVLAAAALFGFSRRAGSFEMIMLGRLLVGISAGVGMNIQPMYLGESAPKELRGAVAMTSAIFTALGLVMGQVVGLRELLGGPQAWPLLLASCLVPGVLQLASLPLLPESPRYLLIDCGDPAACRAALQRLRGPADLAGELAELEQERAVCRGGRARRPWELFRERALRRQVASLVVLGGAMELCGNDAIYAYASAVFSQAGIPQDKIQYAAIGTGGCELLATLLSCLVIERAGRRVLLTGGYGLMSCWGSVFTVALCLQGSFSWMAYLAMACIFAFILSFGIGPAGVTGILATELFDQMARPAAYMVCGALMWTMLFLVGLVFPFIMEGLSHFIYVPFLCVCVCAAVYSGIFLPETRGKSFMEISEELHRLNFPGRSRGPAWAGPEVVRSTEL, encoded by the exons ATGAGAGCGCTCCGGAGACTG GCTCAGGGCAGGGTCCTGCTCCTGACCATCTGTGCGGCTGGTATTGGTGGAACTTTCCAGTTCGGCTACAACCTCTCCATTATCAATGCCCCGACCTTG TACGTTCAGGAATTCACCAATGAGACGTGGCGGACGCGAACCGGCCAGCCGCTGCCTGACCACCTGGTCCTGCTTGTGTGGTCCCTCATCGTGTCCCTGTATCCCCTCGGGGGCCTCCTGGGAGCGCTGCTCGCCGGGCCCCTGGCCGTCACGCTGGGAAG GAAGAAGTCCCTGCTGGTGAACAACATCTTCGTGCTGGCCGCCGCAGCACTGTTTGGCTTCAGCCGCAGAGCAGGCTCCTTCGAGATGATCATGCTGGGAAGACTGCTCGTGGGCATCAGTGCAG GTGTAGGCATGAACATCCAGCCCATGTACCTGGGGGAGAGCGCCCCCAAGGAGCTCCGAGGGGCCGTGGCCATGACCTCTGCCATCTTCACCGCCCTGGGGCTCGTGATGGGTCAGGTGGTCGGACTCAG GGAGCTCCTGGGTGGCCCGCAGGCCTGGCCCCTGCTGCTGGCCAGCTGCCTGGTGCCCGGGGTGCTCCagctggcctccctgcccctgctccccGAAAGCCCGCGCTACCTGCTCATTGACTGTGGAGACCCTGCAGCCTGTCGGGCAG cgcTGCAGCGGCTGCGGGGCCCCGCGGACCTGGCCGGGGAGCTGGCCGAGCTGGAGCAGGAGCGTGCCGTCTGCCGGGGCGGGCGCGCGCGGCGCCCGTGGGAGCTGTTCCGGGAGCGCGCGCTGCGGCGGCAGGTGGCCAGCCTGGTGGTGCTGGGCGGAGCCATGGAGCTGTGCGGGAACGACGCG ATTTACGCCTACGCGTCGGCCGTGTTCAGCCAGGCAGGGATCCCGCAGGACAAGATCCAGTACGCGGCCATCGGGACCGGGGGCTGCGAGCTGCTGGCGACGCTGCTCAGC TGCCTGGTGATTGAGAGGGCGGGCCGGCGGGTGCTGCTGACGGGGGGCTACGGCCTGATGAGCTGCTGGGGGAGCGTCTTCACGGTGGCCCTTTGCCTCCAG GGCTCCTTCTCCTGGATGGCCTACCTGGCCATGGCCTGCATCTTCGCCTTCATCCTCAGCTTTGGCATCGGCCCTG CCGGAGTGACGGGGATCCTGGCCACGGAGCTGTTTGACCAGATGGCCCGGCCTGCTGCCTACATGGTCTGTGGGGCGCTCATGTGGACCATGCTCTTCCTGGTGGGGCTGGTGTTCCCCTTCATCATG GAGGGCTTGTCGCACTTCATCTACGTGCCGTTCCTCTGTGTCTGCGTCTGCGCGGCTGTGTACTCGGGCATCTTCCTCCCCGAGACCAGAGGCAAGAGCTTCATGGAGATATCGGAGGAGCTGCACAGACTCAACTTCCCCGGGAGGAGCCGAGGCCCGGCGTGGGCTGGCCCCGAGGTCGTCCGGTCCACGGAGCTGTAG